The Lycium ferocissimum isolate CSIRO_LF1 unplaced genomic scaffold, AGI_CSIRO_Lferr_CH_V1 ctg13101, whole genome shotgun sequence genome has a segment encoding these proteins:
- the LOC132042067 gene encoding uncharacterized protein LOC132042067 — protein sequence MKKVSKELTKWSKETFGDIFKQVATLEEVIKVHDAEFEQHPTKVNRERLQKVQADLIRVYAVEEKFWKQKAGLQWFKDGDRNTKFFHAHIPTNFELLDHIPHLITAEQNAQINELPEEEEVKKAVFGLNSNSAGGPDGYTGKFFQSCWSIIAKDGVQMAGFVKGRSIVENILLVQEIVHDMRLRGRPANVVIKLDMTKAYDRVSWLFLTKVLRKMGFGEFLIDMVHRIISNNWYSILINGQPCGFFKSTTGVKKGDPLSPTLFILASKCLSRALNALHYNSRFSGFGMPKWSPYINHLAYADDTIIFTSAEEQSLQVVMETLAKI from the exons atgaaaaaggtGAGTAAAGAATTGACTAAATGGAGCAAAGAAACATTTGGAGATATCTTTAAACAGGTGGCCACATTGGAAGAAGTGATTAAAGTCCATGACGCAGAATTTGAACAGCATCCTACAAAGGTGAATAGAGAGAGGTTGCAAAAAGTACAAGCAGATCTTATCAGGGTTTATGCAGTGGAGGAAAAGTTCTGGAAACAGAAGGCAGGGTTACAATGGTTTAAAGACGGAGACAGAAATACAAAATTCTTTCATGCGCAT ATACCTACAAATTTTGAGTTATTGGATCACATACCCCACCTCATAACAGCTGAGCAGAATGCACAAATTAATGAACTACCAGAGGAGGAGGAAGTGAAGAAAGCAGTGTTTGGGCTAAATTCAAATAGTGCAGGTGGCCCTGATGGATACACGGGAAAATTCTTCCAATCTTGCTGGAGCATAATTGCAAAGGATGGGGTGCAGATG GCAGGATTTGTGAAGGGAAGAAGTATTGTAGAAAATATCTTGCTTGTCCAGGAGATTGTACATGATATGAGGTTAAGAGGTAGGCCTGCTAATGTTGTTATCAAGTTGGATATGACAAAAGCATATGATAGAGTATCATGGCTGTTCTTAACTAAAGTGCTGAGGAAAATGGGTTTTGGAGAATTTCTAATAGACATGGTCCATAGAATCATCTCCAACAATTGGTATTCGATTCTTATTAATGGTCAGCCTTGTGGCTTCTTCAAATCAACAACGGGTGTTAAGAAGGGAGACCCTCTATCTCCTACTTTATTCATACTTGCTTCGAAATGTTTATCTAGGGCGCTGAATGCGTTGCACTATAACTCAAGGTTTTCGGGATTTGGAATGCCTAAGTGGAGCCCCTATATAAATCACCTGGCATATGCAGATGACACCATCATCTTTACTTCTGCTGAGGAACAATCTCTACAAGTGGTAATGGAAACTTTAGCAAAGATATGA
- the LOC132042068 gene encoding uncharacterized protein LOC132042068, which yields MGILCVRNEIGDLIATKAKVMEEPTCTNTQAEAMAIVQALRYMKERQYQQIIIETDSLLLKNIILTVWELPWQIIEMVEEIWRLMNNKTVRVIHIMREGNMLADHLANLALDHGEVASESFQELGIQGRRLINNDKLQLPYLRIRPCKR from the coding sequence ATGGGGATTTTGTGTGTGAGAAATGAGATCGGAGACTTGATAGCTACTAAGGCAAAGGTGATGGAAGAACCAACTTGTACTAATACTCAGGCAGAAGCTATGGCTATAGTACAAGCTCTGAGATATATGAAGGAAAGGCAGTATCAACAGATTATAATCGAAACAGACTCTCTTTTATTAAAGAATATCATTCTCACAGTTTGGGAACTTCCCTGGCAGATAATTGAAATGGTGGAGGAAATCTGGAGATTAATGAATAATAAAACAGTTAGGGTGATACATATAATGAGAGAGGGTAATATGCTAGCAGATCACCTGGCTAATTTGGCACTAGATCATGGAGAAGTGGCTTCAGAATCTTTCCAGGAGTTGGGAATTCAAGGGAGGAGATTGATTAACAATGATAAGTTACAATTACCATACTTAAGGATCAGACCATGCAAGAGATGA